One part of the Silurus meridionalis isolate SWU-2019-XX chromosome 26, ASM1480568v1, whole genome shotgun sequence genome encodes these proteins:
- the lrrc4cb gene encoding leucine-rich repeat-containing protein 4C, with amino-acid sequence MLNKMTSYHQHQMMRGPRWKGAWFDPLFLLLLALQLLAVAGLVRAQTCPSVCSCSNQFSKVICTRRGLREVPDGISTNTRYLNLQDNLIQVIKVDSFKHLRHLEILQLSKNHIRNIEIGAFNGLTSLNTLELFDNRLTTIPNGAFEYLSKLKELWLRNNPIESIPSYAFNRLPSLRRLDLGELKRLSYISDGAFEGLSNLRYLNMGMCNLKEVPNIRPLVRLDELEMSGNQLTVIQPGSFKGLIHLQKLWMMHSQIQTIERNSFDDLQSLSELNLAHNNLTFVPHDLFTPLRHLQRVHLHHNPWNCNCDILWLSWWLRETVPTNTSCCARCNSPASLKGRYIGELDQSYFQCYAPVIVEPPADLNVTEGIAVELKCRTNSLTSVSWLTPNGSVMTHGAYQARVIVQNDGTLNFTSVTSHDTGNYTCMVSNMLGNISASAVLNVTSIDNSGVSYFTTVTVETIESPIDGLSRTPEQPSFGWVASSTTRATPISTEKAYTIPVTDVDEGALNGLEEVMKTTKIIIGCFVAITLMAAVMLIIFYKMRKQHHQQDHNGPARTMELITVDDELTAVPALESLSLPPLEHEHYNHYNAYKSAYNHASTLGSLHSSAHEPLLIQASSKDNVQETQI; translated from the coding sequence ATGTTGAACAAGATGACCTCTTACCATCAGCACCAGATGATGAGAGGTCCTAGATGGAAAGGGGCTTGGTTTGACCCCTTATTCCTCCTGCTCTTGGCTCTGCAGTTGCTCGCCGTGGCGGGATTAGTAAGAGCCCAGACGTGTCCCTCTGTGTGTTCCTGCAGCAACCAATTTAGCAAGGTCATCTGCACACGCAGAGGACTCAGAGAAGTCCCTGATGGAATCTCGACCAACACGCGCTACCTGAACCTTCAGGACAATCTTATCCAGGTCATCAAGGTGGACAGTTTCAAGCACCTACGGCACCTAGAGATCCTCCAGCTGAGCAAAAATCACATCCGCAACATCGAAATTGGCGCTTTCAATGGGCTGACCAGCCTTAACACCCTAGAGCTCTTTGACAATCGCCTCACAACCATCCCAAATGGAGCTTTTGAGTATCTCTCCAAGCTCAAAGAGCTCTGGCTTAGGAATAACCCAATTGAGAGCATCCCTTCTTATGCTTTCAACCGTTTACCGTCCTTAAGAAGGCTGGACTTGGGGGAGCTCAAGCGTCTCTCCTATATTTCAGATGGAGCATTCGAGGGCTTAAGCAACTTGCGCTACCTGAACATGGGAATGTGTAACCTCAAGGAGGTCCCCAACATTAGGCCCTTAGTTCGCTTGGACGAGCTAGAGATGTCAGGGAATCAGCTGACGGTGATCCAACCTGGTTCGTTCAAGGGTCTTATCCACCTCCAGAAGCTGTGGATGATGCATTCCCAGATCCAAACAATTGAAAGGAACTCGTTTGATGACCTTCAGTCATTAAGTGAGCTGAACCTGGCTCACAATAACCTCACATTTGTGCCCCATGACCTTTTCACTCCGTTGCGACATTTGCAGCGGGTACACCTTCACCACAATCCCTGGAACTGCAACTGTGACATTCTGTGGTTAAGCTGGTGGCTAAGGGAAACCGTGCCGACAAACACCAGCTGCTGCGCTCGCTGTAACTCTCCCGCAAGCCTCAAGGGGCGCTACATAGGCGAGCTGGACCAGAGCTACTTTCAGTGTTATGCACCGGTCATTGTTGAGCCCCCTGCAGACCTCAATGTTACAGAGGGAATCGCAGTGGAGCTCAAATGTCGGACGAATTCTCTGACCTCGGTCAGTTGGCTAACACCAAATGGCTCCGTTATGACACATGGGGCATACCAGGCCCGTGTCATTGTGCAAAACGATGGAACGCTGAACTTCACGAGTGTCACATCGCACGACACCGGGAACTACACCTGCATGGTCAGCAACATGCTGGGAAACATTTCGGCTTCGGCAGTCCTCAATGTAACCTCCATAGACAACAGTGGTGTAAGTTACTTCACCACGGTCACTGTGGAGACCATCGAGTCTCCGATCGATGGCCTGAGCAGGACCCCTGAACAGCCTTCCTTTGGCTGGGTGGCATCCTCGACTACCAGGGCGACCCCTATTTCCACTGAGAAAGCCTACACCATCCCTGTGACAGACGTCGATGAGGGAGCTCTCAACGGTTTGGAGGAGGTCATGAAGACCACCAAGATCATCATCGGCTGCTTCGTGGCCATCACGCTCATGGCCGCCGTCATGCTCATCATATTCTACAAGATGAGAAAGCAGCACCACCAGCAAGATCACAACGGGCCGGCTCGCACAATGGAGCTCATTACGGTGGACGACGAACTGACAGCGGTTCCAGCTTTGGAGAGTCTCAGTCTTCCTCCGCTGGAGCACGAGCACTACAACCATTACAACGCCTACAAGAGCGCTTACAACCATGCCTCAACCCTTGGCTCGCTGCACAGTTCTGCGCATGAACCTTTACTAATCCAAGCCAGCTCGAAAGACAACGTGCAAGAGACGCAAATTTGA